In Afipia sp. GAS231, a single window of DNA contains:
- the leuS gene encoding leucine--tRNA ligase encodes MTSERYNARDSEPRWQRQWDQKAIFASKNDDPRPKYYVLEMFPYPSGRIHIGHVRNYTLGDVLARFMRAKGFNVLHPMGWDAFGLPAENAAIERKVAPKAWTYENIAAMKKQLQSIGLSLDWSREFATCDPSYYKHQQKMFLDMLGVGLAEREKRKLNWDPVDMTVLANEQVIDGRGWRSGAVVEQREMSQWVFKITKYSQELLDALDGLDRWPDKVRLMQRNWIGRSEGLLVRFALDTATTPAGESELKIFTTRPDTLFGAKFMAIAPDHPLAQAAAAKNPKLAEFIAEVKKIGTAQEIIDTAEKQGFDTGIRAVHPFDPNWKIPVYVANFVLMEYGTGAIFGCPGHDQRDLDFVNKYDLGVTPVVCPEGQDPKTFVITDTAYDGDGRMINSRFLDGMTIEQAKEEIAKRLEAELRGNMPVGERQVNFRLRDWGISRQRYWGCPIPVIHCPKCDVVPVPDADLPVVLPEDVSFDKPGNALDHHPTWKHVTCPKCGGKAQRETDTMDTFVDSSWYFARFTDPWNEKAPTTLDVANRMLPIDQYIGGVEHAILHLLYSRFFTRAMKATGHIGMDEPFAGMFTQGMVVHETYQKADGAYVTPAEVRIETGGNSKRAVLLTTGEDVTIGAIEKMSKSKKNTVDPDDIIATYGADVARWFMLSDSPPDRDVIWSDERVQGASRFLQRLWRLVNESADLAKSAPAARPAAFGPDALALRKAAHGALDKVSTGIERLHFNVCLAHIREFTNSLAEVLAKEGTPSPDTAWAVREASVILVQLFAPMMPHLAEECWTVLGQSGLISEANWPQIERDLLVEDTVTLVVQVNGKKRGDVTVPRGAQNPEIEAAVLALDAVKLALGGKPVRKVIVVPMRIVNVVG; translated from the coding sequence ATGACCTCCGAACGCTATAACGCCCGTGATTCCGAGCCGCGCTGGCAACGCCAGTGGGACCAGAAGGCGATCTTCGCCTCCAAAAACGACGATCCGCGGCCGAAATATTACGTGCTCGAGATGTTCCCCTACCCGTCCGGGCGCATCCATATCGGGCATGTCCGCAATTACACGCTGGGCGACGTGCTGGCGCGGTTCATGCGCGCCAAAGGTTTCAACGTGCTGCATCCGATGGGCTGGGACGCGTTCGGGCTGCCGGCCGAGAATGCCGCGATCGAGCGCAAGGTGGCGCCGAAGGCCTGGACCTACGAGAACATCGCCGCGATGAAGAAACAACTCCAGTCGATCGGGCTGTCGCTCGACTGGTCACGCGAATTCGCGACCTGCGATCCCAGCTACTACAAGCATCAGCAGAAGATGTTTCTGGACATGCTGGGCGTCGGCCTCGCCGAGCGTGAGAAGCGCAAGCTCAACTGGGATCCGGTCGACATGACCGTGCTCGCCAACGAGCAGGTGATCGACGGCCGCGGCTGGCGCTCCGGCGCCGTGGTCGAGCAGCGCGAGATGAGCCAGTGGGTCTTCAAGATCACGAAGTACTCGCAGGAACTGCTGGACGCGCTGGATGGCCTCGATCGCTGGCCCGACAAGGTGCGGCTGATGCAGCGCAACTGGATCGGCCGCTCGGAAGGCCTGCTGGTGCGCTTCGCGCTGGATACGGCCACGACGCCGGCCGGCGAATCTGAGCTGAAGATTTTCACGACGCGGCCCGACACGCTGTTCGGCGCAAAGTTCATGGCGATCGCGCCCGATCACCCGCTGGCGCAGGCGGCGGCCGCGAAGAATCCAAAGCTCGCGGAATTCATCGCCGAGGTGAAGAAGATCGGCACCGCGCAGGAAATCATCGACACCGCGGAGAAGCAGGGTTTCGACACCGGCATCCGCGCCGTCCATCCATTCGATCCAAACTGGAAGATTCCAGTCTACGTCGCCAACTTCGTGCTGATGGAATACGGCACCGGCGCCATCTTCGGCTGCCCGGGGCACGACCAGCGCGACCTCGATTTCGTCAACAAATACGACCTCGGCGTCACGCCGGTGGTCTGCCCCGAGGGCCAGGACCCGAAGACCTTTGTCATTACCGACACCGCCTATGACGGCGACGGCCGGATGATCAATTCCCGCTTCCTCGACGGCATGACCATCGAGCAAGCCAAGGAAGAGATCGCCAAACGGCTGGAGGCGGAACTGCGTGGCAACATGCCGGTCGGCGAGCGGCAGGTGAATTTCCGCCTGCGCGACTGGGGCATTTCGCGCCAGCGCTATTGGGGCTGTCCGATCCCGGTGATCCATTGCCCGAAATGCGATGTCGTGCCGGTGCCGGATGCGGATCTGCCGGTGGTGCTGCCCGAGGATGTGTCCTTCGACAAACCCGGCAACGCGCTCGACCATCATCCGACCTGGAAGCACGTCACCTGCCCCAAATGCGGCGGCAAGGCGCAGCGCGAAACCGACACCATGGACACCTTCGTGGACTCGTCCTGGTACTTTGCGCGCTTCACCGACCCCTGGAACGAGAAGGCGCCGACCACGCTCGACGTCGCCAACCGGATGCTGCCGATCGATCAATATATCGGCGGTGTCGAGCACGCGATCCTGCATCTCTTGTACAGCCGCTTCTTCACTCGCGCGATGAAGGCCACCGGCCATATCGGCATGGACGAGCCGTTCGCCGGCATGTTCACGCAGGGCATGGTGGTGCACGAGACCTATCAGAAGGCTGACGGCGCCTACGTCACGCCCGCTGAAGTCAGGATCGAGACCGGCGGCAACAGTAAGCGCGCCGTATTGCTCACGACCGGTGAAGACGTCACGATCGGCGCCATCGAGAAGATGTCGAAGTCGAAGAAGAACACCGTCGACCCCGACGACATCATCGCGACCTACGGCGCCGACGTCGCGCGCTGGTTCATGCTGTCGGACTCGCCGCCCGACCGCGACGTGATCTGGAGCGACGAGCGTGTCCAGGGCGCCTCGCGCTTCCTGCAGCGGCTGTGGCGGCTGGTGAACGAATCCGCTGACCTGGCCAAATCAGCTCCGGCGGCCCGGCCGGCGGCGTTCGGCCCGGACGCGCTGGCGCTGCGCAAGGCGGCCCATGGCGCGCTCGACAAGGTCTCTACCGGCATCGAGCGGCTGCATTTCAACGTCTGCCTCGCCCACATCCGCGAATTCACCAATTCGCTGGCTGAGGTGCTGGCCAAGGAAGGCACGCCGTCGCCCGACACCGCCTGGGCGGTCCGGGAAGCCTCCGTCATCCTTGTTCAACTTTTCGCGCCCATGATGCCGCATCTGGCCGAGGAGTGCTGGACGGTATTGGGGCAATCCGGGCTGATTTCGGAGGCCAATTGGCCCCAAATCGAACGCGATTTGCTGGTTGAAGACACGGTGACACTGGTGGTCCAGGTCAACGGCAAAAAACGGGGTGATGTAACCGTGCCACGGGGCGCCCAAAATCCGGAAATCGAGGCTGCCGTTCTGGCTCTCGATGCGGTAAAACTGGCCCTCGGCGGCAAGCCCGTCCGCAAGGTAATCGTGGTTCCGATGAGGATTGTGAATGTCGTTGGCTAA
- a CDS encoding diguanylate cyclase domain-containing protein produces MSGVSFNRNRVKLKKLLGIRARLALLAVILVAPLMLERARSLEDTRARQIAQASEEFSNLARHSADAQREVISSVETILKSAAYIRASAGGIARSCDMMRASLPVNLPWIRTLLIVGGNGRVQCSTTNAFVGLDLSDRAYMKKTRETRDFVLSDFLFAKPTNSPIVMAAYPVSAINDEADSVILAAVSLDWMSKILGNLSGRPGVTAALIDSTGTIMAAPGDQASMIGRSLDGVPLLSAIAEKALSSDAPNGSIAFSATDGFRRALSFIRIPGTESRLIVSIDEAKVTAAINREIRTAYLQLCFVCLFVLLGALIAAEKLIINPIEVMTGMARRFGEGDSSARVARSRLPSEFMPLARAFNAMAAQLSQRERELVATNDRLTVMASIDMLSGLANRRGFQSRLDFEWMKAQQYNSELSLLMIDVDHFKLYNDTYGHPEGDACLTQLGETLAGIAADTMGFAGRYGGEEFCLLLPNTGPVKALEVGETVRAAIQELALPHATSSHQTVTVSVGVAVTLPNENQRPGDLIEAADAALYAAKHRGRNTVVEHGFAKLVDEAGMAMAG; encoded by the coding sequence ATGTCTGGCGTCAGTTTCAACCGCAACAGGGTCAAACTCAAGAAGCTTCTGGGAATCCGCGCACGGCTGGCGCTGCTCGCCGTGATCCTGGTGGCGCCCTTGATGCTGGAACGCGCCCGTTCGCTCGAAGACACCCGCGCCCGCCAGATCGCACAGGCCTCCGAGGAATTCTCCAACCTCGCCCGGCACAGCGCCGACGCCCAGCGCGAGGTGATTTCGTCGGTCGAGACCATCCTGAAATCCGCCGCCTATATCCGCGCCTCGGCGGGCGGAATCGCCCGCAGTTGCGACATGATGCGCGCCAGCCTTCCGGTCAACCTGCCCTGGATCCGCACGCTGCTGATCGTCGGCGGCAACGGACGGGTGCAGTGCTCGACCACCAACGCCTTTGTCGGCCTCGATCTCAGCGACCGCGCCTATATGAAGAAAACGCGCGAAACCCGCGACTTCGTCCTGAGCGACTTTTTGTTCGCGAAGCCGACCAATTCGCCGATCGTGATGGCGGCCTATCCGGTGTCGGCCATCAACGACGAGGCCGATTCCGTCATCCTCGCCGCCGTCAGCCTCGACTGGATGTCGAAAATCCTCGGCAACCTCAGCGGCCGCCCCGGCGTCACGGCAGCGCTGATCGACTCAACCGGGACCATCATGGCGGCGCCGGGCGATCAGGCCAGCATGATCGGACGGTCGCTCGACGGTGTGCCGCTATTGTCGGCGATCGCCGAGAAGGCGCTGAGTTCCGACGCGCCCAACGGCTCGATCGCGTTTTCGGCGACCGATGGCTTCAGGCGCGCCCTCAGCTTCATCCGCATTCCCGGCACAGAGTCGCGCCTGATCGTCAGCATCGACGAGGCCAAGGTCACGGCGGCGATCAATCGCGAGATCCGCACCGCCTATCTGCAGCTTTGCTTCGTCTGCCTGTTCGTGCTGCTCGGCGCGCTGATCGCCGCCGAAAAGCTCATCATCAACCCGATCGAAGTCATGACCGGAATGGCCAGGCGCTTCGGCGAGGGCGACTCGTCGGCGCGCGTCGCCCGCAGCCGGCTGCCGTCCGAATTCATGCCGCTGGCCCGCGCCTTCAATGCGATGGCGGCGCAGCTCAGCCAGCGCGAGCGCGAATTGGTCGCCACCAATGACCGGCTCACCGTGATGGCCTCGATCGACATGCTGTCGGGCCTCGCCAACCGGCGCGGCTTTCAGAGCCGCCTGGATTTTGAGTGGATGAAGGCGCAGCAATACAACAGCGAGCTGTCGCTGCTGATGATCGATGTCGATCACTTCAAGCTCTACAACGACACCTATGGCCATCCGGAAGGCGACGCCTGCCTGACCCAGCTCGGCGAAACCCTGGCCGGCATCGCCGCCGACACCATGGGCTTTGCCGGACGCTATGGTGGCGAAGAGTTCTGCCTGCTGCTGCCGAACACCGGTCCGGTCAAGGCGCTCGAGGTCGGCGAGACCGTACGTGCGGCGATCCAGGAGCTGGCGCTGCCCCATGCGACGTCCAGCCACCAGACCGTCACGGTCAGCGTCGGCGTGGCCGTGACGTTGCCGAACGAAAACCAGCGCCCCGGCGACCTGATCGAGGCCGCCGACGCCGCCCTCTACGCCGCCAAGCACCGCGGCCGCAACACCGTGGTCGAGCACGGCTTCGCCAAGCTGGTCGACGAGGCCGGGATGGCAATGGCCGGGTAA
- a CDS encoding YggS family pyridoxal phosphate-dependent enzyme, whose amino-acid sequence MTAPLTKSLPNGLATVEQEIARACKEARRERAQVTLIAVSKTFDAAAISPVIDAGQRVFGENRVQEAKAKWPGLTSAHSGIALHLIGPLQSNKAKEAVALFDAIHSVDRPSICEALAKEINSQKKQPELFIQLNTGEEPQKAGVAPGEADAFIAACRDKYGLVISGLMCIPPVNEAPAPHFALTAKIAARNGLKNLSMGMSADFAVAIQFGATHVRVGSAIFGHR is encoded by the coding sequence ATGACAGCACCGCTAACCAAGTCTTTACCAAACGGTCTCGCCACCGTGGAGCAGGAGATCGCACGCGCCTGCAAGGAAGCGCGCCGCGAACGCGCGCAGGTGACGCTGATCGCGGTGTCGAAGACGTTCGATGCGGCGGCGATTTCGCCTGTTATCGATGCCGGACAGCGCGTATTCGGCGAAAATCGCGTGCAGGAGGCGAAGGCGAAGTGGCCAGGGTTAACGTCCGCTCACTCCGGCATTGCCCTGCACCTGATCGGCCCGCTGCAATCCAACAAGGCCAAGGAAGCGGTGGCGCTGTTCGATGCCATCCATTCGGTCGACCGTCCGAGCATTTGCGAAGCGTTAGCCAAGGAAATCAATTCTCAGAAAAAGCAGCCGGAATTGTTCATCCAGCTCAACACCGGTGAGGAACCGCAGAAGGCCGGTGTCGCGCCTGGCGAGGCGGATGCGTTCATTGCAGCGTGCCGGGACAAGTATGGCCTCGTCATTTCCGGGCTGATGTGCATCCCGCCGGTCAACGAGGCGCCGGCGCCGCATTTCGCGCTGACGGCCAAGATCGCTGCGCGCAACGGCTTGAAGAATCTGTCGATGGGCATGAGCGCCGATTTCGCCGTCGCGATCCAGTTCGGCGCCACCCATGTGCGCGTGGGGTCGGCGATTTTTGGACATCGGTAA
- a CDS encoding 2-keto-4-pentenoate hydratase: MLDRNQIAAASKTLHEHWRAGTKFAGIDADQRPRDRAEGYAIQAAIEKYSHLPLFGWKIAATSEAGQRHINVDGPMAGRILAETVISDGGTAHLAGNEMRVAEPEFAFRMRKDLPARSTPYTVQQVLDAVDTLHPAIEIPDSRFADFVSAGAAQIIADNACAHLFVLGPPTTTDWRALDLVEEKPVITLRGQQFIGHGKNVLGDPLVGLTWLANELRQLGMTLKAGRVVTTGTCHPPLPIQAGDRVECDFGLLGKVSVGFA, translated from the coding sequence ATGCTCGACAGGAACCAGATCGCCGCGGCGTCGAAGACGCTGCACGAGCATTGGCGCGCCGGCACCAAGTTCGCGGGCATCGATGCCGATCAGCGGCCACGCGACCGCGCCGAGGGCTATGCGATTCAGGCGGCGATCGAAAAATATTCTCACCTGCCGCTGTTCGGCTGGAAGATCGCAGCCACCAGCGAGGCCGGGCAAAGGCACATCAATGTCGACGGCCCGATGGCCGGACGGATCCTGGCCGAGACGGTGATATCGGACGGCGGCACGGCTCACTTGGCCGGCAATGAAATGCGCGTTGCCGAGCCCGAATTTGCCTTTCGCATGCGTAAGGATTTGCCGGCGCGCTCCACACCCTACACGGTGCAGCAGGTGCTCGATGCGGTCGACACGCTGCATCCCGCGATCGAGATTCCGGATTCGCGATTTGCGGATTTCGTCAGCGCCGGCGCCGCGCAGATCATCGCGGACAATGCCTGCGCGCATTTGTTCGTGCTCGGTCCGCCGACAACGACGGACTGGCGCGCGCTCGATCTCGTCGAGGAGAAGCCCGTCATCACGCTGCGCGGTCAGCAGTTCATCGGCCACGGCAAGAATGTGCTCGGCGATCCCCTGGTCGGGCTGACGTGGCTCGCCAACGAACTGCGCCAGCTCGGCATGACGCTGAAGGCCGGCCGCGTGGTGACGACGGGAACGTGCCACCCGCCGCTGCCGATTCAGGCGGGCGACCGGGTCGAATGCGATTTTGGTTTGCTTGGAAAAGTATCGGTGGGGTTCGCGTAA
- a CDS encoding L,D-transpeptidase, whose protein sequence is MGNSTFSITYQTLARDRPASMIRVHRAAGDPRRGWLTVDGWTIPVALGRGGILANKREGDGGTPRGTFRPLQLWWRADRHPQPQTYLPARPIQPEDAWCEDPTDRRYNQPIRLADGQAGDRLTRQDHLYDFIVEIDHNFSPRVAGRGSAVFLHLARPNFSPTAGCVSMTKSDMLRLLRRMGPATKIIIG, encoded by the coding sequence ATGGGAAATTCCACCTTTTCAATCACTTATCAGACACTTGCGCGTGATCGACCAGCCTCGATGATCCGGGTCCACCGCGCCGCCGGCGACCCCCGCCGGGGCTGGCTGACCGTGGATGGCTGGACCATCCCGGTGGCACTTGGCCGCGGCGGCATCCTCGCCAACAAGCGCGAAGGCGATGGCGGCACCCCGAGGGGGACCTTCCGCCCGCTGCAGTTGTGGTGGCGCGCCGACCGCCATCCGCAACCGCAGACCTATCTGCCGGCGCGGCCGATCCAACCCGAAGACGCCTGGTGCGAGGATCCCACCGACCGCCGCTACAACCAGCCGATCCGGCTGGCTGACGGCCAGGCCGGAGACCGGCTGACGCGGCAGGATCACCTCTACGACTTCATCGTCGAGATCGACCACAATTTTAGTCCGCGCGTCGCCGGTCGTGGCAGCGCCGTGTTCCTGCATCTGGCGCGCCCGAATTTCTCACCGACGGCGGGATGCGTATCGATGACGAAATCCGACATGCTGCGTCTGTTGCGGCGGATGGGCCCAGCGACCAAGATCATCATCGGCTGA
- a CDS encoding response regulator transcription factor, with protein MANARKILIVEDDTDLRDTLVEQLSLHEEFEASAVDTGAKGASAAKANSPDLVLMDVGLPDTDGREVVRSLRKGGFKAPIIMLTGHDTDSDTILGLESGANDYVAKPFRFAVLLARIRAQLRQHEASEDAVFSVGPYSFRPGSKMLTGANARKVRLTEKETAILRFLYRAGQMPVSRETLLQEVWGYNSGVTTHTLETHIYRLRQKIEKDAANPEILVTEAGGYKLVP; from the coding sequence ATGGCCAATGCCCGCAAGATCCTGATCGTGGAAGACGATACCGATCTGCGCGATACGCTGGTCGAGCAGTTGTCGCTGCATGAAGAGTTCGAAGCTTCTGCGGTCGATACCGGCGCCAAGGGTGCCAGTGCTGCGAAGGCCAATTCCCCCGACCTGGTGCTGATGGATGTCGGCCTGCCCGACACCGACGGAAGGGAAGTCGTTCGGTCCCTGCGCAAGGGCGGCTTCAAGGCCCCGATCATCATGCTGACCGGCCACGACACCGATTCGGACACCATTCTCGGGCTGGAATCCGGTGCCAACGACTACGTCGCAAAACCGTTCCGGTTCGCGGTGCTGCTGGCCCGGATCCGGGCCCAGCTCCGCCAGCACGAGGCCAGCGAGGATGCGGTGTTTTCCGTCGGGCCGTACAGCTTCCGCCCTGGCTCCAAGATGCTGACCGGCGCCAACGCCCGGAAGGTGCGGCTGACCGAGAAGGAAACCGCGATTCTCCGCTTCCTGTACCGCGCCGGCCAGATGCCGGTGTCGCGCGAAACGCTGCTGCAGGAAGTCTGGGGCTACAATTCGGGCGTCACCACGCACACGTTGGAAACCCATATCTACCGCCTGCGCCAGAAGATCGAAAAAGATGCAGCCAACCCCGAAATCCTGGTGACGGAAGCCGGTGGCTACAAGCTGGTGCCGTGA
- a CDS encoding cyclic nucleotide-binding domain-containing protein yields MSIEDDVALLERVPTLRLLGNTALRMLAIGSEQRDFARGDQLFNAGDEADAGYVVQRGAFRVEDGGAEIIAGPGALIGELALIVSMQRPSSAVAIEHSSVIRVARSLFQRVLESDPAAARRLRDELATRTSQLASDILMAGAKLST; encoded by the coding sequence ATGTCGATCGAAGATGATGTAGCTCTGCTCGAGCGGGTCCCGACATTGCGACTGTTGGGCAATACGGCTCTGCGCATGCTGGCGATCGGCTCCGAGCAGCGCGATTTCGCGCGTGGCGACCAGCTGTTCAACGCCGGCGACGAGGCCGATGCCGGCTATGTAGTTCAGCGCGGCGCGTTCCGGGTCGAGGATGGCGGCGCCGAAATCATTGCAGGACCCGGCGCCCTGATCGGCGAGCTGGCGCTGATCGTCTCAATGCAGCGGCCGTCCAGCGCGGTTGCGATCGAACATTCCTCGGTGATCCGGGTGGCGCGCAGCCTGTTCCAGCGCGTGCTCGAAAGCGACCCTGCCGCGGCGCGCCGGCTGCGCGACGAACTCGCCACCCGCACCAGCCAGCTCGCCAGCGATATCTTGATGGCCGGCGCCAAGCTCAGCACCTGA
- a CDS encoding exodeoxyribonuclease III → MRFSLTTWNINSVRLRIDIVAKFLKSVRPDVLCLQETKCIDDAFPLKRFKRLGYEHVALNGQKGYHGVAIVSKLPFENTDIRTFCDKVDSRHISVSFGEKAQLAKPLVLHNFYVPAGGDIPDPVLNPKFDHKLKFLDEMKACEPLHPRGDDRHILVGDLNVAPHENDVWSHKQLLKIVSHTPIETEKLLAAQTHGEWFDVARERIPMSEKVYTWWSYRAADWTVGDRGRRLDHIWVSRALKDGISDFRITRDARGWERPSDHVPVTVTLDV, encoded by the coding sequence ATGCGCTTCTCCCTGACAACCTGGAATATCAACTCGGTGCGCCTGCGCATCGACATCGTCGCCAAATTCCTCAAATCGGTGCGGCCGGACGTGCTGTGCCTGCAGGAAACCAAATGCATCGACGATGCCTTCCCGCTGAAACGCTTCAAGCGTCTTGGCTATGAGCATGTCGCGCTGAACGGGCAGAAGGGCTATCACGGCGTCGCCATCGTCTCGAAACTGCCGTTCGAAAACACCGACATCCGGACCTTCTGCGACAAGGTCGATTCACGCCACATCTCGGTGTCGTTCGGCGAGAAGGCGCAACTGGCAAAGCCGCTGGTGCTGCATAACTTCTACGTTCCGGCCGGCGGCGACATTCCCGATCCCGTGCTCAATCCGAAGTTCGATCACAAGCTGAAATTCCTCGATGAGATGAAAGCCTGCGAGCCGCTGCATCCGCGCGGCGACGACCGGCATATCCTGGTCGGCGATCTCAACGTCGCGCCGCACGAGAACGACGTGTGGTCGCACAAGCAGCTTCTGAAGATCGTGTCGCATACGCCGATCGAAACCGAGAAGCTCTTGGCGGCGCAGACCCATGGCGAATGGTTTGACGTCGCGCGCGAGCGGATCCCGATGTCGGAAAAGGTCTATACCTGGTGGAGCTACCGCGCCGCCGACTGGACCGTGGGCGACCGCGGCCGCAGGCTCGACCACATCTGGGTCTCGCGCGCGCTGAAAGACGGCATCAGCGATTTCCGTATCACCCGCGATGCCCGTGGCTGGGAACGGCCGTCCGACCATGTGCCGGTCACGGTGACGCTGGACGTGTGA
- a CDS encoding outer membrane lipoprotein carrier protein LolA, with amino-acid sequence MTQPSLSRGFRCGLALLIATSLAGAATPVFSQTVPVPKPAPKARDGGAQLSAQDKAMTTGTTQAPPNPIIPDPRRNVPANIFASFDASQKAQAAKVSSYLSSLQTLVGNFVQVGPDGSKTKGDFYIQKPGKVRFEYDQSPIAIIADGSSLAVRDNKLATQDIYPLSQTPLRFLLSDRIDLLKDTNVVSITADDVFISVTIEEKNVVIGTSRLMMMVGAKDGQLKQWTVTDPQGYDTTVAVYNLDTSKKVDPALFKIDFTNYQTPPG; translated from the coding sequence ATGACACAACCATCCCTCTCACGCGGCTTCCGTTGCGGACTGGCGCTGCTGATCGCGACATCCTTGGCGGGCGCTGCGACCCCCGTGTTCTCGCAAACCGTTCCGGTGCCGAAACCCGCGCCCAAGGCGCGCGACGGCGGCGCGCAGCTGAGCGCGCAGGACAAGGCGATGACGACAGGGACGACCCAGGCGCCGCCCAATCCGATCATTCCGGATCCGCGCCGCAATGTGCCAGCCAATATTTTCGCGAGCTTCGATGCCAGCCAGAAGGCGCAGGCCGCGAAGGTGAGCTCCTATCTGTCGTCGCTGCAGACCCTGGTCGGGAATTTCGTTCAGGTCGGCCCCGACGGCAGCAAGACCAAGGGCGACTTCTACATCCAGAAGCCGGGCAAGGTGCGCTTCGAGTATGACCAGAGCCCGATTGCCATCATCGCCGACGGATCGTCGCTGGCGGTACGCGACAACAAGCTCGCGACCCAGGACATCTATCCGCTGTCGCAAACACCGCTGCGCTTCCTGCTGTCGGACCGGATCGATCTGCTGAAAGACACCAATGTCGTGAGCATCACCGCCGATGATGTCTTCATCAGCGTCACGATCGAGGAGAAGAATGTCGTGATCGGCACCAGCCGCCTGATGATGATGGTCGGCGCCAAGGACGGCCAGCTCAAGCAATGGACGGTGACCGACCCGCAGGGCTACGACACCACGGTCGCGGTCTACAATCTGGACACCTCCAAGAAGGTCGATCCCGCCCTGTTCAAGATTGATTTCACCAATTATCAGACCCCGCCGGGCTGA